One window of Vanessa cardui chromosome 5, ilVanCard2.1, whole genome shotgun sequence genomic DNA carries:
- the LOC124530055 gene encoding prostaglandin reductase 1-like, with the protein MVKARKYVVKKYFEGVPKRSDYELVEYELPPLKDGEVLVKAEWISVDPYLRAYHRVHQLPYDQFAYQVGIVEESKDPKHPVGTRIVSHEGWRDYVVLNMGKDASDNILDVKYKLPDLKGMSPSIGIGTVGMPGISAYFALLDVCQPKAGETVVVTGAAGAVGSVVGQIAKIKGCKVIGFAGSDDKVEWLEKELGFDKAFNYKTTDIQKELKAAAPNGVDCYFDNVGGEMSSIIIGQMNKRGRVVVCGSISSYNEDPAQLPKATILQPSILANELMIQGFTVISWLDRWPEAIEQMITWIKKGQLKPTEHVTVGFNKLFDAFVGMLAGENIGKAVVKV; encoded by the coding sequence ATGGTGAAGGCAAGAAAATATGTGGTTAAAAAATACTTCGAAGGCGTACCAAAAAGATCTGATTACGAATTAGTAGAATACGAACTACCACCTCTGAAAGATGGCGAAGTTTTGGTCAAAGCTGAATGGATCAGCGTGGACCCGTACTTGCGTGCTTACCATCGGGTTCACCAGTTGCCGTACGACCAATTTGCTTATCAAGTTGGTATAGTTGAAGAATCCAAAGACCCCAAACATCCCGTAGGAACCCGAATTGTATCTCATGAAGGGTGGCGTGACTATGTTGTGTTAAATATGGGAAAAGATGCATCGGATAATATTTTAGACGTAAAGTACAAGTTACCAGATTTGAAAGGCATGTCCCCGTCGATAGGTATTGGTACAGTTGGAATGCCTGGAATTTCGGCTTATTTTGCATTATTGGATGTTTGCCAGCCGAAAGCTGGAGAAACTGTAGTTGTAACCGGAGCAGCAGGAGCAGTAGGTTCTGTTGTCGGACAAATTGCTAAAATCAAAGGATGTAAAGTCATCGGTTTCGCTGGATCGGACGATAAAGTAGAATGGTTGGAGAAGGAACTCGGATTCGACAAAgcctttaattataaaaccacCGATATCCAGAAGGAGCTTAAAGCTGCCGCACCTAATGGAGTGGATTGTTACTTTGATAACGTGGGCGGTGAAATGAGCAGTATAATTATAGGTCAGATGAATAAAAGAGGAAGAGTAGTTGTTTGCGGCAGTATTAGCTCATACAATGAGGATCCAGCGCAACTACCAAAAGCTACGATTTTACAACCATCTATCCTTGCAAATGAGCTTATGATACAAGGATTCACTGTAATAAGTTGGCTCGACCGCTGGCCTGAGGCCATCGAACAGATGATTACCTGGATAAAGAAAGGTCAATTAAAGCCAACGGAGCATGTGACAGTCGGTTTTAACAAGCTTTTCGACGCATTCGTTGGAATGTTAGCTGGAGAAAACATTGGAAAGGCTGTTGTTAAAGTTTAA
- the LOC124530035 gene encoding prostaglandin reductase 1-like, giving the protein MVKARKYVVKKYFEGVPKRSDYELVEYELPPLKVGEVLVKTEWISVDPYLRAYHRVHQLPYDQFAYQVGIVEESKDPKHPVGTRIVSHEGWRDYAVLNMGKDASDNILDVKYKLPDLKGMSPSIGIGTVGMPGISGYFALLDVCQPKAGETVVVTGAAGAVGSVVGQIAKIKGCKVVGFAGSDDKVKWLEKELGFDKAFNYKTADIQKELKAAAPNGVDCYFDNVGGEMSSIIIGQMNKRGRVVVCGSISSYNEDPAQLPKATILQPSILGNELMIQGFHVMSWFDRWPEAIEQMITWIKKGQLKPTEHVTVGFDKLFDAFVGMLAGENFGKAVVKV; this is encoded by the coding sequence ATGGTGAAGGCAAGAAAATATGTGGTTAAAAAATACTTCGAAGGCGTACCAAAAAGATCTGATTACGAATTAGTAGAATACGAACTACCACCTCTGAAAGTTGGCGAGGTTTTGGTCAAAACTGAATGGATCAGTGTGGACCCGTACTTGCGTGCTTACCATCGGGTTCACCAGTTGCCGTACGACCAATTTGCTTATCAAGTTGGTATAGTTGAAGAATCCAAAGACCCCAAACATCCCGTAGGAACCCGAATTGTATCCCATGAAGGGTGGCGTGACTATGCAGTGTTAAATATGGGAAAAGATGCATCAGATAATATTTTAGACGTAAAATACAAGTTACCAGATTTGAAAGGCATGTCCCCGTCGATAGGTATTGGTACAGTTGGAATGCCTGGAATTTCGGGTTATTTTGCATTATTGGATGTTTGCCAGCCGAAAGCTGGAGAAACTGTAGTTGTAACCGGTGCAGCAGGAGCTGTAGGTTCTGTTGTCGGACAAATTGCTAAAATCAAAGGATGTAAAGTCGTCGGTTTCGCTGGATCGGACGATAAAGTAAAATGGTTGGAGAAGGAACTCGGATTCGACAAAGCCTTTAATTATAAGACCGCCGATATTCAGAAGGAGCTTAAAGCTGCTGCACCTAATGGAGTGGATTGTTACTTTGATAACGTGGGCGGTGAAATGAGCAGTATAATTATAGGTCAGATGAATAAAAGAGGAAGGGTAGTTGTTTGCGGCAGTATTAGCTCATACAATGAGGATCCAGCGCAACTACCTAAAGCTACGATTTTACAACCATCTATCCTTGGAAATGAGCTTATGATACAAGGATTCCATGTCATGAGTTGGTTCGACCGCTGGCCTGAGGCCATCGAACAGATGATTACCTGGATAAAGAAAGGTCAATTAAAGCCAACGGAGCATGTGACAGTCGGTTTTGACAAGCTTTTCGACGCATTCGTTGGAATGTTAGCTGGAGAAAACTTTGGAAAGGCTGTCGTTAAAGTGTAA
- the LOC124530074 gene encoding prostaglandin reductase 1-like codes for MVKARKYVVKKYFEGVPKRSDYELVEYELPPLKVGEVLVKTEWISVDPYLRAYHRVHPLPYDQFAYQVGIVEESKDPKHPVGTRIVSHEGWRDYAVLNMGKDASDNILDVKYKLPDLKGMSPSIGIGTVGMPGISGYFALLDVCQPKAGETVVVTGAAGAVGSIVGQIAKIKGCKVIGFAGSDDKVEWLEKELGFDKAFNYKTTDIQKELKAAAPNGVDCYFDNVGGEMSSIIIGQMNKRGRVVVCGSISSYNEDQTKLPKATILQPSILGNELRIQGFHCISWLDRWPEAIEQMITWIKKGQLKPTEHVTVGFDKLFDAFVGMLAGENFGKAVVKV; via the coding sequence ATGGTGAAGGCAAGAAAATATGTGGTTAAAAAATACTTCGAAGGCGTACCAAAAAGATCTGATTACGAATTAGTAGAATACGAACTACCACCTCTGAAAGTTGGCGAAGTTTTGGTCAAAACTGAATGGATCAGTGTGGACCCGTACTTGCGTGCTTACCATCGGGTTCACCCGTTGCCGTACGACCAATTTGCTTATCAAGTTGGTATAGTCGAAGAATCCAAAGACCCCAAACATCCCGTAGGAACCCGAATTGTATCCCATGAAGGGTGGCGTGACTATGCAGTGTTAAATATGGGAAAAGATGCATCAGATAATATTTTAGACGTAAAATACAAGTTACCAGATTTGAAAGGCATGTCCCCGTCGATAGGTATTGGTACAGTTGGAATGCCTGGAATTTCGGGTTATTTTGCATTATTGGATGTTTGCCAGCCCAAAGCTGGAGAAACTGTAGTTGTAACCGGTGCAGCGGGAGCAGTAGGTTCTATAGTCGGACAAATTGCTAAAATCAAAGGATGTAAAGTCATCGGTTTCGCTGGATCGGACGATAAAGTAGAATGGTTGGAGAAGGAACTCGGATTCGACAAAgcctttaattataaaaccacCGATATTCAGAAGGAGCTTAAAGCTGCTGCACCTAATGGAGTGGATTGTTACTTTGATAACGTGGGCGGTGAAATGAGCAGTATAATTATAGGTCAGATGAATAAAAGAGGAAGGGTAGTTGTTTGCGGCAGTATAAGCTCATACAATGAGGATCAAACGAAACTACCAAAAGCTACGATTTTACAACCATCTATCCTTGGAAATGAGCTTAGAATACAAGGCTTCCATTGCATAAGTTGGCTCGACCGCTGGCCTGAAGCCATCGAACAGATGATTACCTGGATAAAGAAAGGTCAATTAAAGCCAACGGAGCATGTGACAGTCGGTTTTGACAAGCTTTTCGACGCATTCGTTGGAATGTTAGCTGGAGAAAACTTTGGAAAGGCTGTCGTTAAAGTGTAA
- the LOC124529829 gene encoding prostaglandin reductase 1-like: MVKAKKYVVKKYFEGMPKRSDYEIVEYELPPLKDGDVLVKTEWVSVEPYLRYYSGSQPLPYDQFSYQVGIVEQSKDPNYPVGSRIVSHKGWCDYAVINKAKDVPNHHLDVTYKLPDLKGMSPSIALGTVGMPGMSAYFAFLEVCRPKAGETVVVTGAAGAVGTVVGQIAKMKGCKVIGFTGSDDKVKWLEKELGFDKAINYKTADIQKELKAAAPKGVDCYFDNVGGEISSKIIDQMSHRGRVVACGSISSYNAKPTQQPKDTILNAILLNELRIEGFHIRSYLDRWPEAIEQMITWIKDGHLKPAEHVTVGFDKIFDAFVGMLAGENFGKAVVKV, encoded by the coding sequence ATGGTGAAGGCAAAGAAATAtgttgttaaaaaatacttcGAAGGCATGCCTAAAAGGTCGGACTACGAAATAGTAGAATACGAACTACCACCCCTGAAAGATGGCGACGTTTTGGTCAAAACTGAATGGGTCAGCGTGGAGCCCTACTTGCGTTATTACTCTGGGTCTCAGCCGTTGCCGTACGATCAATTTAGTTATCAAGTTGGTATAGTTGAACAATCCAAAGACCCTAATTATCCTGTAGGAAGCCGAATTGTATCCCATAAAGGGTGGTGTGACTATGCAGTGATAAATAAAGCAAAAGATGTCCCGAATCATCACTTAGATGTAACTTATAAGTTACCAGATTTAAAAGGCATGTCTCCGTCGATAGCTCTTGGTACAGTTGGAATGCCTGGAATGTCGGCTTACTTTGCATTTTTGGAAGTTTGCCGACCCAAAGCTGGAGAAACTGTAGTTGTAACCGGTGCAGCAGGAGCAGTAGGCACTGTAGTCGGACAAATTGCTAAAATGAAAGGATGTAAAGTCATCGGCTTCACTGGATCCGACGATAAAGTAAAATGGTTGGAGAAGGAACTCGGATTCGACAAAGCCATTAATTATAAGACCGCCGATATCCAAAAGGAGCTTAAAGCTGCTGCACCTAAGGGAGTGGATTGTTACTTTGATAACGTGGGCGGTGAAATTAGCAGTAAAATAATAGATCAGATGAGTCATAGAGGAAGGGTAGTTGCTTGCGGCAGTATTAGCTCATACAATGCGAAACCAACGCAACAACCAAaagatacaattttaaatgcTATCCTTTTAAATGAGCTTAGAATAGAAGGATTCCATATAAGAAGTTATCTCGACCGCTGGCCAGAGGCCATTGAACAGATGATTACCTGGATAAAGGATGGTCATTTAAAACCAGCGGAGCATGTGACAGTCGGTTTTGACAAGATTTTCGACGCATTCGTTGGAATGTTAGCTGGAGAAAACTTTGGAAAAGCTGTCGTTAAAGTGTAA
- the LOC124529992 gene encoding prostaglandin reductase 1-like: MVKARKYVVKKYFEGLPKRSDYEIVEYEIPPLKDGEILVKTEWISVDPCLRIYHRVHPLPYDQFSYQVGIVEQSKDPKYPVGTRIVSNEGWRDYAVIDMAKEASDNILDAKYKLPDLKGMSPSIAIGTAGMPGISGYFAFLEVCQPKAGETVVVTGAAGAVGSVVGQIAKIKGCKVIGFAGSDDKVEWLEKELGFDKAINYKTTDIQKELKAAAPNGVDCYFDNVGGEMSSIIIGQMNKRGRVVVCGSISSYNEDQTQLPKATILQPSILANELRVEGFVVMSWLDRWPEAIEQLITWIKNGQLKPTEHVTVGFDKIFDAFVGMLAGENIGKAVVKV, translated from the coding sequence ATGGTGAAGGCAAGAAAATAtgttgttaaaaaatacttcGAAGGCCTACCAAAAAGGTCTGATTACGAAATAGTAGAATACGAAATACCACCTCTGAAAGATGGCGAAATTTTGGTCAAAACTGAATGGATCAGCGTGGATCCCTGCTTGCGTATTTATCATCGGGTTCACCCGTTGCCGTACGACCAATTTAGTTATCAAGTTGGTATAGTTGAACAATCCAAAGACCCCAAATATCCCGTAGGAACCAGAATTGTATCCAATGAAGGGTGGCGTGACTATGCAGTGATAGATATGGCAAAAGAGGCATCGGATAATATTTTAGATGCAAAATATAAGTTACCAGATTTGAAAGGCATGTCCCCGTCGATAGCTATTGGTACAGCTGGAATGCCTGGAATTTCGGGTTATTTTGCATTTTTGGAAGTTTGCCAGCCCAAAGCTGGAGAAACTGTAGTCGTAACCGGTGCAGCAGGAGCAGTAGGTTCTGTTGTCGGACAAATTGCTAAAATCAAAGGATGTAAAGTCATCGGTTTCGCTGGATCGGACGATAAAGTAGAATGGTTGGAGAAGGAACTCGGATTCGACAAAgccattaattataaaaccacCGATATCCAGAAGGAGCTTAAAGCTGCCGCACCTAATGGAGTGGATTGTTACTTTGATAACGTGGGCGGTGAAATGAGCAGTATAATTATAGGTCAGATGAATAAAAGAGGAAGAGTAGTTGTTTGCGGCAGTATTAGCTCATACAATGAGGATCAAACGCAACTACCAAAAGCTACGATTTTACAACCATCTATTCTTGCAAATGAGCTTAGAGTAGAAGGATTCGTTGTAATGAGTTGGCTCGACCGCTGGCCTGAGGCCATCGAACAGCTGATTACCTGGATAAAGAATGGTCAATTAAAACCAACGGAGCATGTGACAGTCGGTTTTGACAAGATTTTCGACGCATTCGTTGGAATGTTAGCTGGAGAAAACATTGGAAAGGCTGTCGTTAAAGTGTAA